The region GCGCGAAGACGGGCCGCGCCGTTTTTGAGTATGATCTTTGCATTCGTTCGCCTCTCTGCCGGAGTCCCGCCATGTCCGTTCTCGACGCAACGGCACCGTCCGCGTCCTCATCCTCCTCGTTGGCCGAACCGATCAGCCTCTCATGGGTCAAGCAGCTCGTCTCGATCGACACGACGAGCCGCGTGCCGAATCTCGGCCTCATCGAAATGGTTCGCGACGCGCTCGCGGCGGCCGGCGTCGAATCGACGCTCACGCACGATGCCCGTGACGGCTGGGCGAACCTGTTCGCGACGATCCCCGCGCACGACGGCACGACGAACGGCGGCATCGTGCTGTCGGGCCACACCGACGTCGTGCCCGTGGACGGCCAGCAATGGGACAGCGATCCGTTCAAGCCGCAAGTGCGCGACGGCAAGCTCTACGGGCGCGGCACCTGCGACATGAAAGGCTTCATCGGCGCGGCGCTCGCGTTGCTGCCCGAAATGCAGGCGGCCAAGCTCGCGCAGCCGCTTCACTTCGCGCTGTCGTTCGACGAGGAGATCGGCTGCGTCGGCGCGCCGCTGCTGCTCGCCGATCTGAAGGCGCGCGGCGTCGCGCCCGCCGGCTGCATCGTCGGCGAGCCGACCGGCATGCGCCCCGTGATCGCGCACAAGGGCATCAACGTCTACCGCTGCTGCGTGCGCGGCCACGCCGCGCATTCGTCGCTCACGCCGAAGGGCCTGAACGCGATCGAATACGCGGCGCGCCTCATCTGCCACATCCGCGACCTCGCCGACGAATTCCGCGCGCAAGGCCCGTTCGACGCACTGTACGACGTGCCGTTCACGACCGCGCAAACGAGCCTCATCCAGGGCGGCAACGCGGTCAACACGGTGCCCGCCGAATGCCAGTTCTCGTTCGAGTTCCGCAATTTGCCGACGCTCGATCCCGACGCGATCTTCGCGCGCATCGATGCATACGCGCGCGACACGCTGCTGCCGCGGATGCGCCGCGAGCATCCGAACGCGGCGATCGAGTTCTCGAAGGTCGCCGCCGCGCCCGGCCTCGATGCGGCCGAGCAGGCGGCGATCACCGAACTCGTGCGCTCGCTCACCGCCGATCAGGAAAAGCGCAAGGTCGCCTACGGCACCGAGGCGGGCCTGTTCCAGCGCGCGGGCATTC is a window of Burkholderia mallei ATCC 23344 DNA encoding:
- the argE gene encoding acetylornithine deacetylase yields the protein MSVLDATAPSASSSSSLAEPISLSWVKQLVSIDTTSRVPNLGLIEMVRDALAAAGVESTLTHDARDGWANLFATIPAHDGTTNGGIVLSGHTDVVPVDGQQWDSDPFKPQVRDGKLYGRGTCDMKGFIGAALALLPEMQAAKLAQPLHFALSFDEEIGCVGAPLLLADLKARGVAPAGCIVGEPTGMRPVIAHKGINVYRCCVRGHAAHSSLTPKGLNAIEYAARLICHIRDLADEFRAQGPFDALYDVPFTTAQTSLIQGGNAVNTVPAECQFSFEFRNLPTLDPDAIFARIDAYARDTLLPRMRREHPNAAIEFSKVAAAPGLDAAEQAAITELVRSLTADQEKRKVAYGTEAGLFQRAGIPSVVCGPGYIEQAHKPNEFVELEQLASCERFVRKLVQGMTLA